In the Quercus lobata isolate SW786 chromosome 5, ValleyOak3.0 Primary Assembly, whole genome shotgun sequence genome, one interval contains:
- the LOC115991434 gene encoding shikimate O-hydroxycinnamoyltransferase-like, whose protein sequence is MSVWVSNDDDGDEDGGFGVWVDLDYEGFGFGKGGGGELNVKVSKREVVAAVLPLQEHWLPPSNLDLLLPPVDVGVFFCYKKNTSLLGKDLSNNFGSMVGVLKKALAQALVTYYAFAGEVVSNPVGEPEILCNNRGVDFVEAFAEAELKDLDLYNPDDTIEGKLVPKKKHGVLAVQVTELKCGGLVVACTFDHRIADAYSANLFLVSWAEMAQSKPISTVPCFRRSLLNPRRPGSIHPSLNDMYVPVTSLPPPKDPQPGDDYLISRIKADQLNLLQSLATTTNGCSRTKLESFSAFLWKMVAKHAILKMGVVVDGRTRLSDGDIDKASLMGSYFGNVLSIPYGGKEVNEIDENPLSYVAKEVHDFLDGAVTKEHFLGLIDWVESHRPVPGLAKIYCSGSEDGPAFVVSSGQRFPESKVDFGWGKPIFGSYHFPWGGDLGYVMPMPSPSCNGDWVVYVHLLKGQEEGSFEMY, encoded by the exons ATGTCGGTGTGGGTCAGCAATGACGATGACGGCGATGAAGATGGTGGGTTTGGAGTTTGGGTTGACTTGGATTATGAAGGCTTTGGGTTTGGAA aaggaggaggaggagagttGAATGTGAAAGTGAGCAAGAGGGAGGTTGTGGCAGCAGTGCTGCCACTGCAAGAGCATTGGCTACCACCATCCAACCTAGACTTGCTTCTACCCCCAGTTGATGTGGGTGTGTTTTTCTGTTACAAGAAGAACACCAGCTTATTGGGAAAGGACCTCTCTAATAATTTTGGCTCCATGGTTGGGGTTCTTAAGAAGGCCTTGGCCCAAGCTCTCGTGACATACTATGCTTTTGCTGGTGAGGTGGTGTCAAACCCTGTTGGTGAACCTGAGATTCTTTGCAATAACCGTGGTGTGGACTTTGTCGAAGCTTTTGCTGAGGCAGAGCTTAAAGACCTCGACTTGTATAACCCTGATGACACCATTGAAGGCAAACTTGTGCCCAAGAAGAAGCATGGTGTGCTCGCTGTCCAG GTAACCGAGCTCAAGTGTGGTGGGTTGGTTGTGGCGTGCACGTTTGACCATAGAATTGCAGACGCCTACTCGGCCAACCTATTTCTTGTGTCATGGGCTGAGATGGCTCAGTCTAAACCCATCTCTACGGTGCCATGTTTTCGTCGTTCTTTGCTCAATCCTAGACGCCCTGGTTCAATTCATCCATCCTTGAACGACATGTATGTTCCAGTGACCTCATTGCCTCCACCCAAAGACCCACAACCTGGTGATGATTATCTTATTAGCCGCATTAAGGCTGACCAACTCAACCTGCTCCAATCACTAGCTACCACAACCAATGGTTGCAGTAGGACTAAACTAGAGTCCTTTAGTGCCTTCTTGTGGAAGATGGTTGCTAAACATGCTATTCTTAAAATGGGCGTTGTTGTGGATGGTAGGACAAGGTTAAGTGATGGAGATATAGACAAAGCTTCACTCATGGGGTCTTACTTTGGAAATGTGCTATCCATACCTTATGGAGGCAAGGAAGTAAATGAGATTGATGAAAATCCATTGAGTTATGTGGCCAAAGAAGTTCATGATTTCTTGGATGGTGCAGTGACCAAGGAACATTTCTTGGGGCTCATAGATTGGGTGGAGTCTCATCGTCCAGTGCCAGGGTTGGCTAAGATATATTGTAGTGGGAGTGAAGATGGACCAGCTTTTGTGGTATCATCAGGGCAAAGGTTCCCGGAGTCAAAGGTGGATTTTGGATGGGGTAAGCCAATATTTGGGTCATACCATTTTCCATGGGGAGGTGACTTAGGGTATGTGATGCCAATGCCAAGTCCAAGTTGCAACGGTGACTGGGTTGTGTACGTGCACCTCTTGAAAGGTCAAGAAGAAGGTTCATTTGAGATGTATTAG